One window of Hujiaoplasma nucleasis genomic DNA carries:
- the recU gene encoding Holliday junction resolvase RecU: MINYPNKKRRQDRKIVSTANRGMNFENMINQTNEFYLNNDLAIIHKKPIPIQIVKVDYKQRSAAKIVEAYYKLPSTTDYNGIYKGRYIDFEAKETKNKTSFPIKNIHEHQVIHLEQCAKHGAIAFIIIYFSLLDRIFFLDQKYVSEYYHRAKNSRKSITLAEIEKYGIEITEGYRKPVDYLKVIDEHYL; this comes from the coding sequence ATGATAAACTATCCTAATAAAAAAAGAAGGCAAGATCGAAAAATTGTATCTACCGCCAATCGTGGTATGAATTTTGAAAATATGATAAACCAAACCAATGAGTTTTATCTTAATAATGATTTGGCCATCATTCATAAGAAACCCATTCCAATTCAAATAGTTAAAGTTGATTATAAACAAAGATCAGCTGCCAAAATAGTTGAAGCTTATTACAAGTTACCTTCAACCACTGATTATAATGGCATTTACAAAGGTAGATATATTGATTTCGAAGCAAAAGAAACCAAAAATAAAACTTCTTTTCCCATTAAAAACATCCATGAACACCAAGTTATTCATTTAGAACAGTGTGCTAAACATGGCGCAATAGCTTTCATCATCATCTATTTTTCACTTTTAGATAGAATTTTCTTCTTAGACCAAAAGTATGTATCTGAATATTATCATCGAGCTAAAAATTCAAGAAAGTCAATCACTTTAGCAGAAATTGAAAAATATGGTATAGAAATTACTGAAGGTTATCGAAAACCAGTAGATTATTTAAAAGTAATTGATGAACATTACTTATAA
- a CDS encoding ribonuclease J produces the protein MSKIRFFALGGLGDSGKNLYVLDINEKLIILDSGLQHPSGDLLGVDALVPDISYLESRKKDIIGIFLSHAHDKNIGALPKLLQSFKKPVYATNYTAEMAKDLLKENEMNPNDFDFKIVDFNKAIKFKDFKIEYVQTTHSVPLSAAIVVYTQDGAIVYATDYTFDQNVGQYFKTDFQKLARVADTGVLAFLGESNGAIHIGHSSTDGNLKRSIRSVFKKAKHRILVNMYSTAVSTIQMVVNEAVLANKKLAIIGRKAQRLVFIAEQMGYIQIPEESLVNLKFIDQNNKNEFDDVVFLVTGERHEPFFMLQRMAKGYDRLVNLIETDTILAMAPPVIGTEKIAAKTFNILSEIGCEVVKIDKNYLSQFHAASEDIKLMYALLKPKYIIPINGEYRMLNAQVNIAREYGYKDDSILLLDNGEVITFTDGQVEKHHDMVENGTVMVDGNFESDLNAIVLKERELLSQDGFLIVTANVDANEKVMLNKAEIVSRGYLFMKDNEEIVKQIQIIYELETKKQFSKRKIDWKEYKDNLRHQIERYLIQTTKRKPIIIPVIIDTSKDHVCRIL, from the coding sequence ATGAGTAAAATTAGATTTTTTGCCTTAGGTGGCTTAGGAGATTCAGGCAAGAACCTTTATGTTCTTGATATTAATGAAAAACTAATTATTTTAGATAGTGGTTTACAACACCCTTCAGGTGATTTGTTGGGTGTTGATGCATTGGTCCCTGATATTTCCTATTTAGAATCAAGAAAAAAAGATATTATTGGCATCTTTTTATCACATGCCCATGATAAAAACATTGGTGCTTTACCAAAACTTTTACAAAGTTTTAAAAAACCAGTTTATGCAACAAATTACACAGCAGAAATGGCTAAAGATTTGTTAAAAGAAAATGAAATGAATCCAAATGATTTTGATTTTAAGATTGTTGATTTTAATAAAGCTATAAAATTTAAAGATTTTAAAATAGAATATGTACAAACAACCCATTCAGTTCCTTTAAGTGCAGCTATCGTTGTTTATACTCAAGATGGGGCTATTGTCTATGCGACGGATTATACATTTGATCAAAATGTAGGTCAGTATTTTAAAACTGATTTTCAAAAATTAGCAAGAGTTGCTGATACAGGTGTTCTTGCTTTCTTGGGTGAATCAAATGGAGCCATACATATTGGCCATTCTTCGACAGATGGTAATTTAAAAAGATCCATCAGATCGGTATTTAAAAAAGCAAAACACCGTATTTTAGTTAATATGTACTCCACAGCTGTTTCAACCATTCAAATGGTGGTTAATGAAGCAGTCTTAGCCAACAAAAAATTAGCCATCATTGGTCGTAAGGCTCAAAGACTAGTTTTTATTGCTGAACAAATGGGTTATATTCAAATACCAGAAGAATCATTGGTTAATTTAAAATTCATTGATCAAAATAATAAAAATGAATTTGATGATGTAGTATTCTTGGTTACTGGAGAACGACATGAACCGTTTTTTATGTTGCAACGTATGGCTAAAGGCTATGATCGATTGGTTAATTTGATTGAAACAGATACCATCTTAGCCATGGCTCCACCGGTCATCGGAACAGAAAAAATAGCTGCCAAAACCTTTAATATTCTTTCTGAAATTGGTTGTGAAGTTGTAAAAATTGATAAAAACTACTTATCTCAATTCCATGCTGCTAGTGAAGATATTAAGTTAATGTATGCTTTATTAAAACCAAAATACATCATTCCTATCAATGGCGAATATAGGATGTTGAATGCTCAAGTAAATATCGCTAGAGAATATGGCTATAAAGATGATTCGATTCTATTATTAGATAATGGTGAAGTAATTACCTTTACTGATGGTCAAGTTGAAAAACATCATGATATGGTTGAAAATGGAACTGTTATGGTTGACGGAAATTTTGAAAGCGACTTGAATGCTATCGTTTTAAAAGAAAGAGAACTCTTATCTCAAGATGGTTTCTTAATTGTCACAGCTAATGTTGATGCCAATGAGAAGGTCATGTTAAATAAAGCAGAAATCGTCTCTAGAGGTTATTTGTTTATGAAAGATAACGAAGAGATTGTTAAACAAATACAAATTATCTATGAGTTAGAAACTAAAAAACAGTTTTCAAAAAGAAAAATAGATTGGAAAGAATATAAAGATAACTTAAGACATCAAATTGAACGCTATTTGATACAAACAACAAAAAGAAAACCAATCATTATTCCTGTGATTATTGATACATCAAAGGATCATGTTTGCCGTATACTATAA
- the glnA gene encoding type I glutamate--ammonia ligase encodes MKYTKEAILDHAKKENVRYIRLMFSDIIGTIKSVEIPIGQLESALDGEIMFDGSSIEGFVRIMEADMFLRPDFDTWMILSWEETKYGKVARLICDVYTPEGNPSEADPRSNLKKTIKKMEKLGFSTLKIGFEPEFFLFKLDDKGQVKLDVADHGGYFDLSPIDGAEDCRRDIVLELEKIGFKIEASHHEVAPGQNEINFEFADVVEACDNLQTFKLVVKNIARRHNLHATFMPKPIASVNGSGMHTNCSLADEFGKNAFYDPKDEMGLSVTARQWITGILIHSKEFCAITNPTVNSYKRLVPGYEAPCYMSWSEHNRSVMIRIPATRGRGTRAEIRSVDTSANPYLAMSVLLASGLDAIEKNYPLINPINENLFALTNEQRKEMGVENLPDNLKEAIDFFKGSPLMKEVLGNHIFNKFIELKTKEWDEFRKTVTEWEIKRYINII; translated from the coding sequence ATGAAATATACCAAAGAAGCCATCTTAGACCATGCAAAAAAAGAAAATGTAAGATACATACGTTTAATGTTTAGTGATATTATTGGAACAATTAAATCTGTTGAGATTCCTATAGGTCAGTTAGAATCTGCTCTTGATGGAGAAATTATGTTTGATGGTTCAAGTATTGAAGGTTTTGTAAGAATCATGGAAGCTGATATGTTCTTAAGACCTGATTTTGATACTTGGATGATTCTTAGTTGGGAAGAAACTAAATATGGTAAAGTCGCAAGACTTATCTGTGATGTTTATACACCTGAAGGTAATCCTTCAGAGGCAGATCCTAGATCTAATTTAAAGAAAACCATTAAAAAAATGGAGAAATTAGGATTTTCAACCTTAAAAATTGGTTTTGAGCCTGAATTTTTCTTATTTAAACTTGATGATAAGGGACAAGTGAAACTAGATGTAGCCGATCACGGTGGTTATTTTGATTTATCACCGATTGATGGTGCAGAAGATTGTCGTAGAGATATAGTTTTAGAATTAGAAAAAATCGGATTTAAAATTGAAGCTTCACATCATGAAGTAGCCCCTGGCCAAAATGAAATTAATTTTGAATTTGCCGATGTTGTTGAGGCTTGTGACAATTTACAAACCTTTAAACTTGTGGTTAAAAATATCGCAAGAAGACATAATTTACACGCAACCTTTATGCCTAAACCTATTGCTAGTGTTAATGGTTCTGGTATGCATACCAATTGTTCTTTGGCTGATGAGTTTGGAAAGAATGCCTTCTATGATCCAAAAGATGAAATGGGCTTATCTGTGACTGCTAGACAATGGATTACTGGTATTTTAATACATTCTAAGGAATTTTGTGCCATTACCAATCCAACAGTAAACTCATACAAACGTCTTGTTCCAGGCTATGAAGCGCCTTGCTACATGTCTTGGTCAGAACATAACCGTTCAGTAATGATTCGAATTCCTGCCACAAGAGGAAGAGGAACTAGGGCGGAGATACGCTCTGTTGATACTTCAGCCAATCCATACTTAGCAATGTCTGTGCTTTTGGCTTCAGGTTTAGATGCTATAGAAAAGAATTATCCGTTAATTAACCCAATCAATGAAAATTTATTTGCATTAACCAATGAACAACGTAAGGAAATGGGTGTTGAAAACTTGCCAGATAATCTCAAAGAAGCTATTGATTTCTTTAAAGGGTCACCTTTAATGAAAGAAGTACTAGGCAACCATATTTTTAATAAATTCATTGAGTTAAAAACAAAAGAATGGGATGAATTTAGAAAAACTGTTACTGAGTGGGAAATTAAAAGGTACATTAATATTATATAA